From the genome of Dehalococcoidia bacterium:
CATTCCTTCATAACTGGCGGTAATAAAAAAGACTGCTGCTGCTATATTCGCGAGAAAATACAATCCAGTAACAAAGTTTGGAGAAAGGCGAAGCTGCAATGCAAGCCAAGTAAGGGGAAAAGATAGTGGGCGCATTGCAATCCAGACCCAAAAATTCCTTCGGTCGGAAGCGAGTTTTGCCTCGTGCATAGAGGCTCTTATTTCCTTAAAACCAATACCGCTCAATCAAAAATCCTTTCACTACATTCAGCTCATCGAAAATACATAATCTTTATTGTGAGAAATTGAAGTCTTGCGCATAATCATAATCCTCTTTGGTATCAATCTCTTCCCATCCACCTTCAACAGGAACGCAATTAACAGGAATCCCTCTATCTACCAGTTCTTGAAATAGATCCGCAAGGTACGATTTCTGCCACTCTGGCGCAGATTGAAAAGATTGATCAGGCTTCAATTGTTGATTAATTTCTTCAAAAGTATCCCAAAAAATACTCGCTCCTTTGGTAGTGAATTTCATTAAACCTATAAACTCACCCCAATCATCCGTTTCAATGTGAGACTCAATGAGCCCTTTACCAATTTTTAATAGCCTGCCATTACTGTCAAAATTAGCCCACTCCGCGTCAGCAACTATATGCAAGTCTCGACCATCGTACCGGCGCTTCCATCGCGTATCTACTAAAAGTGAAATTTCACCTCGTGAATCGGAAAGAAGCTCTTCTACAATTCGCTTGGCAAAAACTATATCGGCATAGCTCACAACCGTATCCATCCCATAAGCAAATTCATTCCTTGCATACGATAACGAATGGAGGATGTTATTTGATTGATACTCAGGGTTTATTACGAGCTGAACACCGCTAGGTAATATCAAATTCTCTACCTGGTACCCACCAATTACTGTTATTTCATCCAATCCCAATTCATCAAATGTACTCAAAGCTCTGTGCAAAATTGGAATAGATTGAACAGGAAGCATGCACTTAGGCTTATTCTCTGTAAGAGGCATTAGCCGGGAGCCAAATCCTGCAGCAATTATGATGACTGAAGCTGGAATCTCTGTCATAGC
Proteins encoded in this window:
- a CDS encoding phosphocholine cytidylyltransferase family protein yields the protein AMTEIPASVIIIAAGFGSRLMPLTENKPKCMLPVQSIPILHRALSTFDELGLDEITVIGGYQVENLILPSGVQLVINPEYQSNNILHSLSYARNEFAYGMDTVVSYADIVFAKRIVEELLSDSRGEISLLVDTRWKRRYDGRDLHIVADAEWANFDSNGRLLKIGKGLIESHIETDDWGEFIGLMKFTTKGASIFWDTFEEINQQLKPDQSFQSAPEWQKSYLADLFQELVDRGIPVNCVPVEGGWEEIDTKEDYDYAQDFNFSQ